ACTCGCCGTTGGCGGTCTTGGGGGCCTCGGAGAAGGAGTAGTTGGGCCCGTTCATCAGGGGATTTTGGCTGAACATAGCCATGATTGCGGTATCTGAAGGGAAATGAAGATTATTCGTTATCGTTCGTGATGGATATGCCGGTCGTCAAAAGGGTGGTTATCGTCAATTCGATGAGGTTCGTTCGTTGGTGGGGTTGGGTTGATGGGACGTCGTCGCTTTGATTGAGGTTCAAGGCTGCTACTGCTGAGTGCTCCGGTGCACGCGTCAAGCTGGCAGCCTTGCTTGGTGGGTGGTGGTTGGCAGGGGTAGCTAGCTCACCTGATGACTAAGACAGAACAGCTCAGGAATGGCAGGAGCTGTGCAGGGATGTGGCTGCTCTCAGATGGGAAATTTGGGGGAGGCTTGGAGATACCACTAAAGACAAGGTATCGTCACTGTGCAGCTGCCAGCGAATAGACGCGAATTCCAAGGAAAACTCCCGCATCGTGAAATGCTTCAATAAATCACGAAAACACCAGATTACTTGAAATATCGACCAAATCTTTCACCTCGGGGTCTAGAGCCCTACGAACTCCCCCAAGATGACCCGCGACATTCGGCAGCGGGTGCTGGAGAAGATCGCGTCGCTCTCAGCTGCCAGCTCGCGTACGTCGTTCGACCGCTCTGATCTCGATCGATTGTGCAAGGCAACCCAAGCCGCTGGGAAGGGTGTCAATGGCTACTCTGGGAAGCAGAACTCGTCGTCTCTTGGGAGATGTCCAATGGTAGTGCACTTCTCAACATAATTCTTGCGATGGGTATCGTTGTGTCTCGTAGTGAGCGACGGCTAACAAGCCCCCTATTTCTGTAGACAATCCGCGAATTCGAGGTCCTCCTATCGCTATGCAAAGCCGCACCCGCTATTCAGACGAGCCAGAGCGCTCAGAAACTTGCCCATCAATTGATCCCCTATGTTCTCGAGGCCCACGTCCAGGTGTTTGTTCCTTCGCCCTTCTTCCGAAAGGTTGAGCCATCACCGACGGAGGCACTGGCATTCCACGTCACGGCCGCGCTGCTGTCCCTCGGCTCCCACTACGATGATCTGCACGAGATGATTTCCGACAATGTCTGGGCATTTGTCAATGCCTGCGATCATGCGGCGGATCACACTGTCCCACCTCAGCAGGACGACGAAGACCCGAACTTGGAGGACGCTATCAGGACAGCTACAATTGCAGTCTCGCTGCTTGGTTTCCTTGATGCGGCATCGGCACAAGCAGACTTCTGGAGAGCTGGAGGCAGACTGGCACTGGTTCAGCGATTCAGAGATATCCTTTCAGAGTCGTTCTTGGTTGCTGTCGAGACGGCTTTTTCTACCATCAGGAACTCACAGTCCTCAGATCGCCATGCCAGAGAGTGGAAGAGATACTTGCGCCACTACTCTGCTGCTGGGCGACCTCTGGGAGCCATCTTGCTCCAAAGAAGCTACATGTGGCTTCTTGTCTCTGGCACCTCGCTTTTGGTCACCGACGCATCCCTCTTGCGCGGCACCCACATCCTCGACTTGCTCATGTCAGGCGATGGGGCGTTCAGACCAGGTTCCCCACGCAGTCCAGATGCAGACTACCGGTCCCTCGACATGTACACTACGGTAGCCGTTGACCAGATGAATTATCTCGAAGCCGGTGAAGACTACCTCAAGCTTGGGTCCTCTTGGCAGCAGAGACTGGCGTTTGCAGTGAAATCGGCAGCTCTCATCAGCTATCTCAATTGCTCGCTCATGAACGAGGATGTCGCAGACGTCGACGTCTTGATTAATTGGCTGGAGGAGACCCTTGCAGACCCTCTCCAAATGGCGGACGAAAACCTGGCGGCAACTGTCTTGAGATCGATTGCTTTGGTTTGCAAGATCTCCAGGGGATACGCTGCGACTGCCAGTAGACTGCTGCCTCGATTCATTGTGCAGAGTGCGCCCAACGCTCGCACTGTTGCGGTCGCGTCCAAGAGCCTGGCTTTTGTTCTACAGCTCCTTTCTCATGACGCTGTCATCACAACTCTTTACACCTTGGGTAACGTTCTGAGCCCTGGCTCTGATAGATCCATGACGAACGGCACCAATGGGGACCTCGCCGTGGACGCTGCTGCTACGTTATACCCCAATCGCCATTCGACTGGCAGCAGTATTTCCCTGGCCATTACCGGTGAGGAAGAAACCGCGATGGTGTATGGCAACGTCGTCCAAGCCATCTGTGGTATTGCGACTGCTTGCAATGACGAGAAGATCACAGCCTTGGCACAGTCTATGCTGCTTCAGAAAATCGACAAGGTCAACAGCAGTGTCGATGCTCAAATTGTGAGCGGTGCTGCCGCTCTTGCGTTGAAGGGCGGACAGCTTGAGTTCCGATCGCTGTTGAAGGTGTTCTCTAGAATTTGTCACATTGGGGTTGTCGGCCACAAGGACTTCCTTCTGGTTGCTGTGAGTGCCTCCTGACTAATCGTCATTCATATTATCCAAGTCTAACAATCAGCAGGTCATGAAGGCGCGTACATATATCTCGGCGAACCTCCACCGTGGATCCCCCCTTTATGACATCTACTGGGAGCACCTGTTAGAGAGCATCATTTCCATGGGCGACGTTCACCAGTCGAATCACACCAAGGAGGCCGATGTTCAGCTGGCTGCCCGAGAGATTGCGGAGCTGCTGCATCCATTGGCCGTCTTCATGTCCACCAACGATCTGGCATTCAACACTATTACTGATGACGAGTCTCACTCAATGATCAGAGATGCATGGTTCAACATTGTTGTCCACGGCTTCACTACGCAGACCGACATGGGCAAGACCTATCTTGATGAGCTTCGAATCATGGCCGTTCATTCGCCCCCTCTGGTTGCTGAACAGCGAGGGGAACAGATTGAGAGTGACATCGAGCTTAACACCGTCCTCCGCCGAGGCATGAGCTCCGACAGAGAGTCGCTGCAGAAGAGGCATCTCACTGAGTTGATTCCTAATAAGGCTCCAGAAATCAAGGGACTAAGTTACCGCAAGGTGATCTTCTTGCACGCCGCTTACTTGGTTGAGAGTCTCCGAGCGGATGCTGGAGATTGCACCAAGGCTCTCTCGTACTTCTTGGAGCCCAGCATGCGTAGAGGTGAGGTCAGCAGCACCATGGAGGGCATTGCTGCCGCTGTAGTGGACAAGTATTTGCGAAAGACTCTAGGCGGTACAGATGCCACCTTCTCTGCTCAGTATGCTGCCGCACAGCTCGTTGCCATCTTCTGTGGCTGCTGTCATCGGATCGAGCGAGTTCAGCAAGCAGCTTTTACCTGTGCGGACCGCATCATCACTCAGGTTCCTTCTGCTCTCTGCCACAGATCGTCGCTCTTCGCCTTGCTGGAACTCCTTTCTCTGATGTGGTCCAGCTGCTTGGAAGCCGAGACAGATCTGTACGCACCACGATCCAAATTCACCTCCAGCCTCGGAGATGTGTCCGTCGAGCTATCCGACGATTACACATTCCGCCGCCATACTTTGGACGTTCTGAATCGCAGAGCCAAACAATGGGTCTCGAGCGTTATTAGCATAGCACCCCTGGACATCAAGGGTCTTCTACAGACGTACTTGTCCGAGTTCGACGACGAAGGAGCATATGGCCACATTTCTTTGGGTCGCTCCTTTGCTATCGAGCTTGGCTCTCTCATGCCGTCAACCGACCAAAGACTGCAGTCCCTCGATCGAGTCGGAGACTGCAGTATCAACACTGGATCTGACTTCGTTGCTCAGTATACCACTCGTCAAGAGTACCGATATGGCGAGACTCTACCCGAACGTGGCAATGAGCTTGTGAACTTCATGCAGTTGAACCGTAGAGCGTCTTTCTTGCAGTCGTCAGGATCGAGTGCTAGCGATAGTGCGAACGCCGCCACCGCTCTGGCGCACGTTGAAGCCCGCATCAAGAGCAAGAAGACCACTGCTCTTACCGAAGTCCGCGATATCCTACGCAGAGCTGCAGCCCTGCTTTGCCGCAGCAACCGTGATGAGTCCGCTGTTGCGCATTACCTCGTCAGCATTCCCTTCGCCATGTTCACAAAGCAGTCTATCAAGTTGGGCGTTTCCCTGTGGTTGGGTGTGATGAACGAGAACCCACGCCTCGAGCCTAGACTTCTTACCGAAATTGCTCAACAATGGGAGGCGACCATCCAGAGCGGCCTCGGGCTCTTTAGCCATGCAATGTCGTAAGTCATCTGACTCCCTCCTTTAGACACGACTAACGAGTTGTCAGGCATCCTGACCCATTCTTCCTGAAGGAAGAGTTTGCGCCCAGTGATCTTGAGGCCTTGGCCAAGCGCAAGCAGCAGGTGCACAATCTGCTGTCTCCCCACATGAGGCTGTTGCAATTCTTCGCCAGCCACTTTAATGCCACCCGCTTGGGTAGCCCGGATGTCCAGCGAGTCTTCCTGCGCATGCTCGATGTCACTCTGGATGCTGTGCGATCATCGACTCCTCACCCGATGGCACGAGAACTCCGGTTTCAGATCGTATTGTTCGGACTGAAGGTGCTGCATGTCTGTACGACCATTGGCGCCATCGCCCAATGGCGGTTCAAGGAGAAGATTTTGTCTGCCGCACTCAGTTGGTTCCGTTACGCTCCAAGATGGTCTTTCGGTAGCAACATCCTGCAGCTGAAGACGGAACTTCGTCTCTTGACCGACATCGTGGCGGCATTGAAGCATGTTGCATTCATCGGAGCCAACGCTGCAGACACGATCAAGTCCCTGCAGGCCAAGGAGCAACTTCTCGTTTTCCTACTTGAGAGCGAACAAACGCGTTTGTCGGTGTGGGTTCACCCGCTCGGCGAGCCCACTAAGGCTCACGGACAATCTAACAAGGCTGCTATCGAGGTACGTGGTGACTTTTGCAATCCGGGAATGTTACTAACAATGAGTGCAGACTGCTCTCGCGCCCCTCATTCGTGTTGCCTGGGCCGAGGACCCGTCTATTGCTATTGAACTGGTCACTCGATTCCCCTATCCCCGTGTCCAACGCGAGGTGAGATGGCTGTTGATCAACTTCCCGCAGAAGGCCATCTCCGAGCCGGAGGGTCTTCCCATTCTTCTGGGTGGCTCTTTGCCCAACGATGTTAGCTTCCAACTGAAGGTAAGTGACATCCCTGGCTTCCTGTAGTTCGATATTGACCATCGTAGTACTTGTTGTTCTGGTCGCCAGTGAACCCGATCACGGCTGCCACGTATTTCCTGCCTGCGTATCGGAACCATCCGTTCCTTATCCAGTACGCAATGAGGGCAATGGAAAGCCACTCCAGCGATGTGACTTTCTTCTACGTGCCCCAAATTGTGCAGACGCTGCGCTACGACGCACTGGGTTATGTGGAACGGTACATCCTGGAGACCGCTCAATTTTCGCAGCTGTTCGCGCATCAGATCATCTGGAACATGAAGGCGAACGCCTACAAGGATGACGACGCAACTATCGTGAGTTGGACAAGAGGCTGCGGTTACGTGCGATGCTAACAACGTAATAGCCTGATGCAATCAAGCCTACCCTCGACAAGGTTATGGAGAAGATGATTGCAAGCTTCTCTGATGTGGACAGAACGTTCTACGAGCGAGAGTTCGCCTTCTTCGACGAGGTCACTGACATTTCGGGCAAACTGAAGCCATATGTCGGCCGGCCCAAGCCGGAGAAGGCACAGAAGATTGAGGAGGAACTGCGCAAGATCAAGGTTGAGATTGGCGTCTACCTTCCGAGTAACCCCGATGGTGTCGTGATTGGCATCGATCGCAAGTCTGGCAAGCCTCTCCAGAGTCACGCCAAGGCGCCCTACATGGCAACGTTCCGCATCAAGAAGAACAAGGGCAGCCTTGATGATGTTAATGATATGCTCGAGGATGTTCACAAAAAGGACTCGCCGCCGGCGCAGGAAAACACCATTGAAGTGTGGCAGTCTGCCATTTTCAAGGTTGGCGACGACTGCAGACAGGACGTTCTTGCCCTGCAGATGATTGCGGCGTTCCGAGGCATTTTCCACAACGTCGGCCTAGATGTCTACGTCAACCCGTACCGCGTCACAGCCACGGCCCCTGGCTGCGGTGTCATTGACGTGCTGCCCAACTCCGTCTCCCGCGACATGCTCGGCCGTGAGGCCGTCAACGGCCTCTACGACTACTTCATCTCAAAGTACGGCAACGAAGACTCGCTCCGCTTCCAGCAGGCCCGCAGCAACTTTGTCAAGAGCATGGCCGCCTACTCCATCATCTCCTTCCTCCTGCAGTTCAAGGACAGACACAACGGAAACATCATGATTGACGACGCGGGCCACATTCTGCACATTGACTTTGGCTTCTGCTTCGACATCGCGCCGGGCGGCATCAAGTTCGAGCGCGCGCCCTTCAAGCTGACGACGGAGATGCTCGCCGTCATGGGCGGCAGCCCGCACCACCAGGCCTTCAAGTGGTTCGAGGAGCTGTGCGTAAAGGCCTTCCTCGCGTCCCGCCAGCACTGCGAGAAGCTCAGCCAGATCGTGCTGCTCATGATGGACTCTGGCCTGCCGTGCTTCAAGCCCGAGAGCGTGCAGCACTTCAAGGAGCGCTTCGTGCTGGAGCGCAGCGAGCGCGAGGCGGCCGACTTTGTCAAGGACCTCATCCGCAGGAGCGCCAACAGTTACTCGACCGGTGTCTACGACCAGTTTCAGCTGCTTACCAACGGCATTCCCTACTAATCTACGCTTGCTTGCGCATGTATCTGAGGATGGGAGGAGGCTGGAGGACAAGAAAGAGGGAAGGATTCTCATTTTGTCTAGTTTCGACTTTTTGCTTATGGCCCTCATGTTGATTCGTCGCTGCCGCCTCTGTAGAATCCTAATTCCGGCTTGAGATATTATACACGGGTCCTCGCGCCGCACGCCGCCCCGTCGCACCAGCAGCACCACGCGCCTGTGCAGTGATCTTGTTGCACAGACCGGGACCTCGTCCGCCCTTTGACGGAATTAGCAGTCACATTGATAATAATCCAATTGAGGGAGATGAATGGTTTTGTGTTCTGTTTTCAATCAACTTTGCGCCACGCCATCGccgtccctagtatatcctGCTACTTGCGTTCCCTCGTCTGTCTTTACTAGGTACCCTATGTATCCCTCCGACCCCCCCTGAGCTATACTTCCTTGTCGTCGATCGACAATCCAGAtgtccaaaaaaaaaaaatcatgTTTGAAACTTTCGGGGGATTCTCAAACAAAACAACATCCAAAGACCCTGTCGATCCCCACACTGACGGGACGGAAGGGAAGGTGGGAGACAGCCGCCCCTTGTTTCTTTTTTGTAGCCAACCAGATACACCGAGCAAATAAACATAAAATGTACAACAATGGCCATGAACCACTAAATCGCTTTCAAAATGCTAACCCACCCAAGATGCTGCCTTTTTTTGTGACCTGATCCTTCTTTTCATAGTTTGTCTCCAGCCCCATACTCCTGCTGACCTTGCACCATGACGCCCACTCTTTTCCGCCCTGGGGTGGTGATATACCGACGCTCCTGACCGTTGCAAGAGATGCGGAGAGATTGGGAAGAATGTTGACAAGGGCTGCCAGAATATATAGcccgtacttaatattacagAGTATTGTGTCATACAGCAACGCTTTCGCTGCACAACTATTAAGTGATGTGCGTGTCAACGTTGTACGTTGCGTAGTCGACATGCACAAAAGCGCGGTCGACGATGGGCACCGACTCGAGGAAATACGTCAGAACTTCACTGAGATCGTGGCTATCCTTCAGAGGCATGTTGGCATTGAGAACAATGTCGACCTCAACGAAGAGCTTGTCGCCCGCGTGGTAAGCCCGCAGATTCTGGATCTGTTTGATGGACGT
The Colletotrichum lupini chromosome 6, complete sequence DNA segment above includes these coding regions:
- a CDS encoding phosphatidylinositol 3; translation: MTRDIRQRVLEKIASLSAASSRTSFDRSDLDRLCKATQAAGKGVNGYSGKQNSSSLGRCPMTIREFEVLLSLCKAAPAIQTSQSAQKLAHQLIPYVLEAHVQVFVPSPFFRKVEPSPTEALAFHVTAALLSLGSHYDDLHEMISDNVWAFVNACDHAADHTVPPQQDDEDPNLEDAIRTATIAVSLLGFLDAASAQADFWRAGGRLALVQRFRDILSESFLVAVETAFSTIRNSQSSDRHAREWKRYLRHYSAAGRPLGAILLQRSYMWLLVSGTSLLVTDASLLRGTHILDLLMSGDGAFRPGSPRSPDADYRSLDMYTTVAVDQMNYLEAGEDYLKLGSSWQQRLAFAVKSAALISYLNCSLMNEDVADVDVLINWLEETLADPLQMADENLAATVLRSIALVCKISRGYAATASRLLPRFIVQSAPNARTVAVASKSLAFVLQLLSHDAVITTLYTLGNVLSPGSDRSMTNGTNGDLAVDAAATLYPNRHSTGSSISLAITGEEETAMVYGNVVQAICGIATACNDEKITALAQSMLLQKIDKVNSSVDAQIVSGAAALALKGGQLEFRSLLKVFSRICHIGVVGHKDFLLVAVMKARTYISANLHRGSPLYDIYWEHLLESIISMGDVHQSNHTKEADVQLAAREIAELLHPLAVFMSTNDLAFNTITDDESHSMIRDAWFNIVVHGFTTQTDMGKTYLDELRIMAVHSPPLVAEQRGEQIESDIELNTVLRRGMSSDRESLQKRHLTELIPNKAPEIKGLSYRKVIFLHAAYLVESLRADAGDCTKALSYFLEPSMRRGEVSSTMEGIAAAVVDKYLRKTLGGTDATFSAQYAAAQLVAIFCGCCHRIERVQQAAFTCADRIITQVPSALCHRSSLFALLELLSLMWSSCLEAETDLYAPRSKFTSSLGDVSVELSDDYTFRRHTLDVLNRRAKQWVSSVISIAPLDIKGLLQTYLSEFDDEGAYGHISLGRSFAIELGSLMPSTDQRLQSLDRVGDCSINTGSDFVAQYTTRQEYRYGETLPERGNELVNFMQLNRRASFLQSSGSSASDSANAATALAHVEARIKSKKTTALTEVRDILRRAAALLCRSNRDESAVAHYLVSIPFAMFTKQSIKLGVSLWLGVMNENPRLEPRLLTEIAQQWEATIQSGLGLFSHAMSHPDPFFLKEEFAPSDLEALAKRKQQVHNLLSPHMRLLQFFASHFNATRLGSPDVQRVFLRMLDVTLDAVRSSTPHPMARELRFQIVLFGLKVLHVCTTIGAIAQWRFKEKILSAALSWFRYAPRWSFGSNILQLKTELRLLTDIVAALKHVAFIGANAADTIKSLQAKEQLLVFLLESEQTRLSVWVHPLGEPTKAHGQSNKAAIETALAPLIRVAWAEDPSIAIELVTRFPYPRVQREVRWLLINFPQKAISEPEGLPILLGGSLPNDVSFQLKYLLFWSPVNPITAATYFLPAYRNHPFLIQYAMRAMESHSSDVTFFYVPQIVQTLRYDALGYVERYILETAQFSQLFAHQIIWNMKANAYKDDDATIPDAIKPTLDKVMEKMIASFSDVDRTFYEREFAFFDEVTDISGKLKPYVGRPKPEKAQKIEEELRKIKVEIGVYLPSNPDGVVIGIDRKSGKPLQSHAKAPYMATFRIKKNKGSLDDVNDMLEDVHKKDSPPAQENTIEVWQSAIFKVGDDCRQDVLALQMIAAFRGIFHNVGLDVYVNPYRVTATAPGCGVIDVLPNSVSRDMLGREAVNGLYDYFISKYGNEDSLRFQQARSNFVKSMAAYSIISFLLQFKDRHNGNIMIDDAGHILHIDFGFCFDIAPGGIKFERAPFKLTTEMLAVMGGSPHHQAFKWFEELCVKAFLASRQHCEKLSQIVLLMMDSGLPCFKPESVQHFKERFVLERSEREAADFVKDLIRRSANSYSTGVYDQFQLLTNGIPY